One Micavibrio aeruginosavorus ARL-13 genomic window carries:
- a CDS encoding PhoH family protein, which yields MSFLEQALGLEIISRGNEITLIGDIEKIALGREILNLMWGKLKRGEDVDIHTVSAALRFSDEHAEEQRSAPQHHHQRRKTDHHKDGKPMTSSTPTNLKELIETKGQIVTRKKTIAPRGPVQAAYIEAMQKHEAVFGIGPAGTGKTYLAVAQAVSLFEQEKVERIILSRPAVEAGERLGFLPGDLKEKIDPYLRPLYDALYDTMGAEKAEKRILSKDIEIAPLAFMRGRTLNRAFVILDEAQNTTAMQMKMFLTRLGEGSRMVITGDPTQIDLPSGETSGLLQAMDILHDLPEVGLIRFGSKDVVRSDLVAKIVTAYDRHDGRGGAR from the coding sequence TTGTCGTTTCTGGAACAGGCCCTGGGGCTGGAGATCATCAGCCGCGGCAATGAAATCACCTTGATCGGCGACATTGAAAAAATCGCGCTGGGCCGCGAAATCCTGAATTTAATGTGGGGCAAGTTGAAACGCGGCGAAGACGTGGATATTCACACGGTCAGTGCCGCCTTGCGCTTTTCCGACGAGCATGCGGAGGAACAACGTTCCGCCCCGCAACACCATCACCAACGCCGCAAAACCGATCACCACAAAGATGGAAAACCCATGACATCCAGCACGCCAACCAATTTGAAAGAGCTGATCGAAACCAAGGGCCAGATTGTCACGCGCAAAAAGACCATTGCCCCGCGCGGCCCGGTTCAGGCGGCCTATATCGAAGCCATGCAAAAACACGAAGCCGTGTTCGGCATCGGTCCCGCCGGTACGGGGAAAACCTATCTGGCTGTGGCACAGGCCGTGTCGTTGTTTGAACAGGAAAAAGTGGAACGCATTATCCTGTCCCGCCCGGCGGTAGAGGCTGGGGAGCGTCTGGGCTTCCTGCCCGGTGATTTGAAGGAAAAGATTGATCCCTATCTGCGCCCGCTTTATGACGCGCTGTACGACACAATGGGCGCGGAAAAGGCAGAAAAACGCATCCTGTCCAAGGATATTGAGATTGCGCCGCTGGCCTTTATGCGCGGACGCACACTGAACCGTGCCTTCGTCATTCTGGACGAGGCGCAGAACACCACCGCGATGCAGATGAAAATGTTCCTGACCCGCTTGGGTGAAGGTTCACGCATGGTGATTACGGGCGACCCGACACAGATTGACCTGCCCAGCGGGGAAACATCGGGCCTGCTCCAAGCGATGGATATTCTGCATGATCTGCCCGAGGTCGGGTTGATCCGTTTCGGGTCCAAGGACGTGGTGCGCAGTGACCTGGTCGCTAAAATCGTCACGGCCTATGACCGTCATGACGGACGGGGCGGCGCGCGTTAA
- a CDS encoding hemolysin family protein, with translation MTQNDDNDPSGSRPGGTGSSGYGSHPSRHEPSGDPKKSILTHIRSLLGSTKAPAHLRDDLAEYVANTQDDASLSVANHERTLISNVLDLRDMRAVDVMIPRVDIVAIDIGIAESELFSLLSEKQFSRFPVFRESLDDVIGTVHIKDILSTTLRKEPLVLENLVRDVPIVSPSMHVLDLLLEMKQTRRHMALVVDEFGGIDGLVTIGDIIEAIVGDVEDEHNTMGTDPTLTVNHDGSIVADGRYDVEEFEERFGEFMTEEERESIDTLGGLVFAIAGRVPSRGEILTHEESGIVFEILDADARRVKRLRVKNIKSAATSD, from the coding sequence ATGACCCAAAACGACGACAACGACCCATCCGGAAGTAGACCCGGCGGGACAGGATCATCCGGATACGGATCGCACCCTTCCCGTCATGAACCGTCTGGCGATCCGAAAAAATCAATCCTGACGCACATACGATCCCTTCTGGGGTCCACCAAGGCCCCTGCGCATCTGCGCGACGATCTGGCCGAGTACGTTGCGAACACCCAAGACGATGCCAGCTTGTCCGTTGCCAATCACGAACGCACTCTGATCTCCAACGTGCTGGATTTGCGCGATATGCGCGCCGTTGATGTCATGATCCCCCGCGTCGATATTGTGGCCATCGACATTGGCATAGCAGAATCTGAACTTTTCTCCCTGCTCTCGGAAAAACAATTCAGCCGCTTTCCGGTATTTCGCGAATCTCTGGACGATGTTATCGGCACCGTGCACATCAAAGACATCCTGAGCACCACCTTGCGCAAAGAACCGCTGGTGCTGGAAAATCTGGTTCGCGATGTTCCGATTGTTTCACCGTCCATGCATGTTCTGGACCTGTTGCTGGAAATGAAACAAACACGCCGTCATATGGCGCTGGTCGTCGATGAATTTGGCGGTATTGATGGACTGGTCACCATTGGCGACATTATCGAAGCCATTGTTGGCGATGTCGAAGACGAACACAATACAATGGGGACCGACCCGACACTGACCGTCAATCACGACGGGTCCATCGTTGCCGATGGGCGGTATGATGTTGAAGAATTCGAAGAACGCTTCGGTGAATTTATGACTGAAGAAGAACGCGAAAGCATCGACACGCTGGGCGGTCTGGTTTTTGCCATCGCGGGGCGCGTGCCCAGCCGGGGCGAAATTCTGACCCACGAAGAATCCGGGATTGTCTTTGAAATCTTGGACGCCGATGCCCGCCGGGT
- the ybeY gene encoding rRNA maturation RNase YbeY yields the protein MIDLQITSENPGWNTDLPDYESVIERTVHAVFSTCPVAAEIKGSVPSIEISITLSDDESVRILNRDYRGKDKPTNILSFAMQDTEDGWEYPTPGLPCTLGDLVIARETLIREAEDEAKSFADHFTHLIVHGTLHLLGYDHIEDEDADEMEALEINILNELGIKNPYLLPGGD from the coding sequence ATGATCGATCTGCAAATTACATCGGAAAATCCCGGCTGGAACACGGATCTACCCGATTATGAATCCGTGATTGAACGGACCGTTCACGCCGTTTTTTCCACCTGCCCCGTGGCTGCCGAAATCAAGGGCAGCGTTCCATCCATCGAAATCAGTATTACGCTGAGTGATGATGAATCCGTTCGCATCCTGAACCGCGATTACCGCGGCAAGGACAAGCCCACGAACATCCTGTCCTTTGCCATGCAGGATACGGAAGACGGGTGGGAATACCCCACGCCGGGTCTTCCCTGCACGCTGGGCGATCTGGTCATCGCCCGGGAAACCCTGATCCGTGAAGCCGAAGATGAGGCCAAGAGTTTTGCTGACCATTTCACCCATTTGATCGTCCACGGCACCCTGCACCTGCTGGGTTATGACCATATCGAGGATGAGGACGCCGACGAAATGGAAGCCCTGGAAATCAATATTCTCAATGAGTTAGGGATAAAAAACCCCTATCTTCTGCCCGGTGGGGATTAA